Proteins from a single region of Verrucomicrobiota bacterium:
- the gltB gene encoding glutamate synthase large subunit, protein MSQSQTSTQARWHGLPPKQGLYDPRFEHDACGVGFVVNIKGKKSHEILRQGVQILVNLDHRGACGCEPNTGDGAGVLFQIPHKFFQKVATAHDFELPAPGRYGVAMIYMTKKSDDRHHCERIFERVVREEGQTVLGWRTVPTDNSTLGATARAAEPFVRQCFIGRNTRKARDEQTFERKLFIIRKRALTEIRNSGERGTQWWYVPSISCRTIVYKGMLMPGQVDHYYPDLRDPDMETALALVHSRFSTNTFPSWERAHPYRYLAHNGEINTLRGNINWMHARQAMFESDVFGKDINKIFPIINPNGSDSSMFDNCLELLVLAGRPLPHAMMMMIPEPWTNHESMSDERKAFYEYHSCLMEPWDGPASIAFTDGVQIGACLDRNGLRPSRYYVTKDDLVVMASEVGVLDIAPERVLQKGRLQPGRMFLVDTAQGRIIADEEIKDSIAKAQPYRQWINENMVELDKLPDAPHVPEPDHNTVLHRQMAFGYTFEDLRLLMVPMARDGVEAVGSMGTDTPLAVLSQKPQLLYTYFKQLFAQVTNPPIDCIREEIVTSTETTIGSERSLLKPEAESCRLIELKQPILSNEEFAKLKHLNHPHFKSATLPILFKAGEGPGGLEKAMDDLCEAATKAIKDGANVLILSDRGVNKDNAPIPALLAVAGVHHHLIREGTRTRTGLVLESGEPREVHHYSLLIGYGCGAINPYLAYETLDDLIQQGLLTGINHKTAVKNYTKAAVKGVVKVTSKMGISTIQSYRGAQIFEAIGLNDAVIDKYFTWTPSRVGGIGIEAIGREVLTRHEHAFPDRPANGHALDVGGQYQWRADGELHLFNPQTVHKLQKAVRNNDYKTFKEYSALVNSQMRDLYTLRGLLEFKPATAIPIGLVEPVESIMRRFKSGAMSYGSISGEAHETLAIAMNRIGGKSNTGEGGEDPARYAWTNDRGDSKNSAIKQVASGRFGVTSLYLTHAKELQIKMAQGAKPGEGGQLPGGKVYPWIARVRHSTPGVGLISPPPHHDIYSIEDLAELIHDLKNSNREARISVKLVAEVGVGTVAAGVAKAHADVVLISGYDGGTGASPQTSIKHAGIPWELGLAETHQTLVLNNLRARIAVETDGQLKTGRDVILAALLGAEEFGFATGPLVAMGCIMMRVCHLNTCPVGVATQDPRLRGLFPGKPEDVVNFMTFIAQEVRELMAQLGFRTINEMIGRVDVLEPRKAVEHWKARGLDFSNILHSPDVHLSVGRYCQVPQEHGLEKSLDMTILLDLCKPAIEKREKVVVQLPIRNTNRVVGTILGNEITKRHGAGGLPEDTIQLHFKGSAGQSLAAFVPGGVTIRLEGDANDYCGKGLSGGRLIIYPPGGSTFRAEHNIIVGNVALYGATGGEAFIRGMAGERFGVRNSGVCTVVEAVGDHGCEYMTGGTVVVLGRTGRNFAAGMSGGVAYVLDEDGDFARRCNMQMVGLERIEGRDESNAVRDLIERHVIYTGSERGRNVLAMWQAIVPKFVKVMPKDYKRVLASLKKAEAAGLTGDDALTAAFEENSKDAARVGGG, encoded by the coding sequence GCTCGGCGCGACCGCGCGCGCGGCCGAGCCGTTCGTCCGCCAGTGCTTCATCGGCCGCAACACGCGCAAGGCGCGCGACGAGCAGACGTTCGAGCGCAAGCTGTTCATCATCCGCAAGCGCGCCCTCACCGAGATCCGCAACTCCGGCGAGCGCGGCACGCAGTGGTGGTATGTGCCGAGCATTTCGTGCCGCACGATCGTTTACAAGGGCATGCTCATGCCGGGGCAGGTGGACCATTATTATCCCGACCTGCGCGACCCGGACATGGAGACGGCGCTGGCGCTGGTGCACTCGCGCTTCTCGACGAACACCTTCCCGAGCTGGGAGCGCGCGCACCCGTATCGCTACCTCGCGCACAACGGCGAGATCAACACGCTCCGCGGCAACATCAACTGGATGCACGCGCGCCAGGCGATGTTCGAGTCGGACGTCTTCGGCAAGGACATCAACAAGATCTTCCCCATCATCAACCCGAACGGCTCGGACTCCTCGATGTTCGACAACTGCCTCGAACTGCTCGTGCTCGCCGGCCGCCCGCTGCCGCACGCAATGATGATGATGATCCCCGAGCCGTGGACGAACCACGAGTCCATGAGCGACGAGCGCAAGGCGTTTTACGAATACCACTCGTGCCTGATGGAGCCGTGGGATGGTCCGGCCTCGATTGCGTTCACCGACGGCGTTCAAATCGGCGCGTGCCTTGACCGCAACGGGCTGCGGCCTTCGCGCTACTACGTCACCAAGGACGACCTCGTGGTGATGGCGAGCGAAGTCGGCGTGCTCGACATCGCGCCGGAGCGCGTGTTGCAAAAGGGCCGCCTCCAGCCCGGCCGCATGTTTCTTGTGGACACCGCGCAGGGCCGCATCATCGCCGACGAGGAGATCAAGGACTCCATCGCCAAGGCGCAGCCGTATCGCCAGTGGATCAACGAGAACATGGTCGAGCTCGACAAGCTGCCCGACGCGCCGCACGTGCCCGAGCCCGACCACAACACGGTGCTGCACCGGCAGATGGCGTTCGGCTACACGTTCGAGGACTTGCGGCTGCTGATGGTCCCGATGGCGCGCGACGGCGTGGAGGCCGTCGGCTCGATGGGCACGGACACCCCGCTCGCGGTGCTCTCGCAGAAGCCGCAGTTGCTCTACACTTATTTCAAGCAGCTCTTCGCGCAGGTCACCAACCCGCCGATTGACTGCATCCGCGAGGAAATTGTCACCTCGACCGAGACGACCATCGGCTCCGAGCGCAGCCTGCTCAAGCCCGAGGCCGAGAGCTGCCGGCTCATCGAGCTCAAGCAGCCCATCCTCAGCAACGAGGAGTTTGCGAAGCTCAAGCACCTCAACCATCCGCACTTCAAGTCCGCCACGCTGCCGATCCTCTTCAAGGCGGGCGAGGGACCCGGCGGCTTGGAGAAGGCGATGGACGACTTGTGCGAGGCCGCGACGAAGGCCATCAAGGACGGCGCGAACGTGCTCATCCTCTCCGACCGCGGCGTGAACAAGGACAACGCGCCCATCCCCGCGCTGCTCGCGGTCGCCGGCGTGCATCATCATCTCATCCGCGAGGGCACGCGCACGCGCACCGGACTCGTGCTCGAATCCGGCGAGCCGCGCGAGGTGCACCACTACTCGCTGCTCATCGGCTACGGCTGCGGCGCGATCAATCCGTATCTCGCTTACGAGACGCTCGACGACCTCATCCAGCAGGGCTTGCTCACCGGCATCAATCACAAGACCGCGGTGAAGAACTACACGAAGGCGGCCGTGAAAGGCGTCGTGAAGGTGACGTCCAAGATGGGCATCAGCACCATCCAGAGTTACCGCGGCGCGCAGATCTTCGAGGCCATCGGCCTCAACGACGCGGTCATAGACAAGTATTTCACCTGGACGCCCTCGCGCGTCGGCGGCATCGGCATCGAAGCCATCGGCAGGGAAGTGCTCACGCGGCACGAGCACGCGTTCCCCGACCGCCCGGCGAACGGGCACGCGCTCGACGTGGGCGGCCAGTATCAGTGGCGCGCGGACGGCGAGCTGCACCTCTTCAATCCGCAGACCGTCCACAAGCTGCAGAAGGCCGTTCGCAACAACGATTACAAGACCTTCAAGGAATACTCCGCGCTCGTGAACTCGCAGATGCGCGACCTCTACACGCTGCGCGGGCTGCTGGAGTTCAAGCCGGCGACGGCCATCCCGATCGGGCTGGTCGAGCCCGTCGAGAGCATCATGCGGCGCTTCAAGTCGGGCGCGATGAGCTACGGCTCCATCAGCGGCGAGGCGCACGAGACCCTCGCCATCGCGATGAACCGCATCGGCGGCAAATCCAACACCGGCGAAGGCGGCGAGGATCCCGCGCGCTACGCGTGGACCAACGACCGCGGCGACTCGAAGAATTCCGCGATCAAGCAGGTCGCGAGCGGGCGCTTCGGCGTCACGAGCCTTTACCTCACGCACGCGAAGGAACTGCAAATCAAGATGGCGCAGGGCGCGAAGCCCGGCGAAGGCGGCCAGCTTCCCGGCGGCAAGGTGTATCCGTGGATCGCGCGCGTCCGCCACTCGACACCCGGGGTCGGACTCATTTCACCGCCGCCGCATCACGACATCTATTCCATCGAGGACCTCGCGGAACTCATCCACGACCTCAAGAACTCGAACCGCGAGGCGCGCATCAGCGTCAAGCTCGTCGCCGAAGTCGGCGTGGGCACCGTCGCCGCGGGCGTCGCGAAGGCGCACGCGGATGTCGTGCTCATCAGCGGTTACGACGGCGGCACGGGCGCATCGCCGCAGACGAGCATCAAGCACGCGGGCATTCCGTGGGAACTCGGCCTCGCCGAGACGCACCAGACGCTCGTGCTGAACAACCTGCGCGCGCGCATCGCGGTCGAGACCGATGGCCAGCTCAAGACCGGTCGCGACGTCATCCTCGCCGCGCTGCTTGGCGCGGAGGAGTTCGGCTTCGCCACCGGCCCGCTCGTCGCCATGGGCTGCATCATGATGCGCGTCTGCCATCTGAACACCTGCCCGGTCGGCGTGGCCACGCAGGATCCGCGGTTGCGCGGCCTCTTCCCCGGCAAGCCCGAGGACGTGGTGAATTTCATGACCTTCATCGCGCAGGAAGTCCGCGAGCTGATGGCGCAGCTCGGCTTCCGCACGATCAACGAGATGATCGGTCGCGTGGACGTGCTCGAGCCGCGCAAGGCCGTCGAGCATTGGAAGGCGCGCGGGCTGGACTTCAGCAACATCCTGCACTCACCCGACGTGCATCTCAGCGTCGGGCGCTACTGCCAGGTGCCGCAGGAACACGGCCTCGAGAAGTCTCTCGACATGACGATCCTACTCGACCTGTGCAAGCCCGCGATTGAGAAGCGGGAAAAGGTGGTGGTGCAGTTGCCGATTCGGAACACGAATCGCGTCGTCGGCACGATCCTCGGCAACGAAATCACCAAGCGCCACGGCGCGGGGGGTTTGCCCGAGGACACCATTCAGCTTCACTTCAAGGGGTCGGCGGGACAGAGCCTCGCCGCGTTCGTGCCGGGCGGTGTCACCATCCGCCTCGAAGGCGACGCCAACGATTATTGCGGCAAGGGACTGAGCGGCGGCCGGCTCATCATCTATCCGCCCGGCGGCTCCACGTTCCGCGCGGAGCACAACATCATCGTCGGCAATGTGGCGCTCTATGGCGCGACGGGCGGCGAGGCGTTCATCCGCGGCATGGCGGGCGAGCGCTTCGGTGTGCGCAACTCCGGCGTGTGCACGGTCGTCGAGGCCGTCGGCGACCACGGCTGCGAATACATGACCGGCGGCACCGTGGTCGTGCTCGGCAGGACGGGCCGCAACTTCGCGGCGGGCATGAGCGGCGGCGTCGCCTACGTGCTTGATGAGGACGGCGACTTCGCCCGGCGCTGCAACATGCAGATGGTCGGCTTGGAGCGCATCGAGGGCCGCGACGAGTCGAACGCGGTGCGCGACTTGATCGAGCGGCACGTGATCTACACCGGCAGCGAGCGCGGCCGCAACGTGCTTGCGATGTGGCAGGCCATCGTGCCGAAGTTCGTGAAGGTGATGCCCAAGGACTACAAGCGCGTGCTGGCTTCGCTGAAGAAGGCCGAGGCGGCGGGACTCACCGGCGACGACGCCCTCACCGCCGCGTTCGAGGAGAACTCGAAGGACGCCGCGCGCGTGGGCGGCGGTTGA
- a CDS encoding glutamate synthase subunit beta, whose translation MGKPTGFLEFTRQLPADREPLVRTADWREFHDPMPEPKLREQGARCMDCGVPFCHTGQLLSGMASGCPINNLIPEWNDLIYRGLWQEALERLHKTNNFPEFTGRVCPAPCEGSCVLGLSAPPVTIKNIENAIIDRGWDEGWVKPEPPATRTGKKVAVVGSGPAGLSAAAQLNRVGHRVLVFERADRPGGLLMYGIPNMKLDKNEVVLRRLKLMEEEGIKFVCNCEVGKDLTTKQLMEEFDAVVLATGATKPRDLPIEGRQLKGVHFAMEFLHNNTKALLDQHKNGSFITAGGKDVVVIGGGDTGTDCVGTAMRHGCKSLVQVEILPKPPLDRAKDNPWPEWPRTYKLDYGQEEAAAKFGADPRVYLTTATKFEGDENGQVKAVHLINVEWSRNEKGQFIPKNIPGTERVLPAQLVLLAMGFLGPEQPLLEALGVERDPRSNVKADHGKFQTSLPNVFAAGDCRRGQSLVVWAFNEGRGAARECDRYLMGATNLP comes from the coding sequence ATGGGCAAACCCACCGGATTCCTTGAATTCACGCGGCAGCTTCCCGCCGACCGCGAACCGCTCGTGCGCACCGCCGACTGGCGCGAGTTTCACGACCCCATGCCGGAGCCCAAGCTCCGCGAGCAGGGCGCGCGCTGCATGGATTGCGGCGTGCCCTTCTGCCACACCGGCCAGCTCCTCAGCGGCATGGCCAGCGGCTGCCCCATCAACAACCTCATCCCGGAGTGGAACGACCTCATCTATCGCGGCCTCTGGCAGGAGGCCCTCGAACGCCTGCACAAGACAAACAACTTCCCCGAGTTCACCGGCCGCGTCTGCCCCGCGCCGTGCGAAGGCTCCTGCGTGCTCGGCCTCAGCGCGCCGCCCGTCACGATCAAGAACATCGAGAATGCAATCATTGACCGCGGCTGGGACGAAGGCTGGGTCAAACCCGAGCCGCCCGCCACGCGCACCGGCAAGAAAGTCGCCGTCGTCGGCTCGGGTCCCGCCGGCCTCAGCGCCGCCGCGCAACTCAACCGCGTCGGCCACCGCGTGCTCGTCTTCGAGCGCGCCGACCGCCCCGGCGGCCTGCTCATGTATGGCATCCCCAACATGAAACTCGACAAGAACGAGGTCGTGCTGCGCCGCCTCAAGCTGATGGAGGAGGAGGGCATCAAGTTCGTCTGCAACTGCGAAGTCGGCAAAGACCTCACCACCAAGCAGCTCATGGAGGAGTTCGACGCCGTCGTGCTCGCCACCGGCGCGACCAAGCCGCGCGACCTGCCGATCGAGGGCCGCCAGCTCAAGGGCGTCCACTTCGCGATGGAGTTCCTGCACAACAACACCAAGGCGCTTCTCGACCAGCACAAGAACGGCAGCTTCATCACGGCCGGGGGCAAGGACGTCGTCGTCATCGGCGGCGGCGACACCGGCACCGACTGCGTCGGCACCGCGATGCGGCACGGATGCAAGAGCCTTGTGCAGGTGGAAATTCTTCCCAAGCCGCCGCTGGACCGTGCCAAAGACAACCCCTGGCCTGAATGGCCCAGGACCTACAAGCTCGACTACGGGCAGGAGGAAGCTGCGGCGAAGTTTGGCGCCGATCCGCGCGTGTATCTCACCACGGCGACGAAGTTCGAGGGCGACGAGAACGGTCAGGTCAAAGCCGTTCACCTCATCAACGTCGAGTGGTCCCGCAACGAGAAAGGGCAGTTCATCCCGAAGAACATCCCGGGCACTGAACGCGTCCTTCCCGCGCAACTCGTCCTGCTGGCGATGGGCTTCCTCGGACCCGAGCAGCCGCTCCTCGAAGCCCTCGGCGTCGAGCGCGACCCGCGTTCCAACGTGAAGGCCGACCACGGCAAATTCCAGACCAGCCTGCCGAACGTCTTCGCCGCGGGCGACTGCCGTCGCGGCCAGAGCCTCGTCGTCTGGGCCTTCAACGAAGGCCGCGGCGCCGCGCGCGAGTGCGACCGCTACCTGATGGGCGCGACGAACCTGCCCTGA
- a CDS encoding ribosome recycling factor, which translates to MTVDDILLETEEKMIKTEQHVVSEFSALRTGKASPALIENIQVEAYGATMRLRELASISTPEPRALVVQPFDAGNAKAIEKAIQAANIGLNPSVQGRVIRLFLPELSTERRQELVKVGKKMAEDNRIAIRNERRQAIEALKKLKKDGHISEDDIKGGEEEVQKLTDQYIKKIDDHLAHKEKEIMTV; encoded by the coding sequence ATGACCGTGGACGACATCCTGCTGGAGACCGAGGAGAAGATGATCAAGACCGAGCAGCACGTGGTGAGCGAGTTCTCCGCGCTGCGCACGGGCAAGGCTTCACCCGCGCTCATCGAGAACATCCAGGTCGAGGCCTACGGCGCGACGATGCGACTGCGCGAACTGGCCTCCATCAGCACGCCCGAACCGCGCGCGCTCGTGGTGCAGCCCTTCGACGCCGGCAACGCAAAGGCCATCGAGAAGGCCATCCAAGCCGCCAACATCGGGCTGAACCCATCCGTGCAGGGACGCGTGATCCGGCTCTTCCTCCCCGAGCTCAGCACCGAGCGCCGGCAGGAACTCGTCAAGGTCGGCAAGAAAATGGCCGAGGACAACCGCATCGCCATCCGAAACGAACGCCGTCAAGCCATTGAGGCTCTGAAGAAGCTCAAGAAGGACGGCCACATCTCCGAGGACGACATCAAGGGCGGCGAGGAGGAAGTGCAGAAGCTCACCGACCAATACATCAAGAAGATAGACGATCACCTTGCACACAAGGAAAAGGAGATCATGACGGTGTAG
- a CDS encoding UMP kinase, with amino-acid sequence MARKPQPKFKRVLLKLSGEAIGGEAGSGICPEVVRDMAKQIAEIRALGVQLVIVVGGGNIYRGIQGEERGIDRATGDYMGMLATVINALALQDALEKAGVATRVQTAIAMAQIAETFIRRRAVRHLEKGRVVIFAGGTGNPFFSTDTAAALRANEIGAEVILKATKVDGIYDSDPKKNPRAKKFAEIKYLDALQRQLKVMDSTAFSLCMDNKTPIIVFDLFKPHNIRRVILGEKVGTLVH; translated from the coding sequence ATGGCACGGAAGCCCCAACCGAAGTTCAAGCGCGTCCTCCTCAAGCTCAGCGGCGAAGCCATCGGGGGCGAGGCGGGCTCGGGCATCTGCCCCGAGGTCGTCCGCGACATGGCGAAGCAGATCGCCGAGATTCGCGCGCTCGGCGTCCAGCTCGTGATCGTCGTCGGCGGCGGCAACATCTACCGCGGCATCCAGGGCGAGGAACGCGGCATCGACCGCGCCACCGGCGACTACATGGGCATGCTCGCGACGGTCATCAACGCGCTGGCCTTGCAGGACGCGCTCGAAAAGGCCGGCGTGGCCACGCGCGTCCAAACCGCCATCGCGATGGCGCAGATTGCCGAGACGTTCATCCGCCGGCGCGCGGTGCGGCACCTCGAGAAGGGCCGCGTGGTCATCTTCGCCGGCGGCACGGGCAACCCGTTTTTCAGCACCGACACCGCCGCCGCCCTTCGCGCGAACGAGATCGGCGCCGAGGTCATCCTCAAGGCGACGAAAGTGGACGGCATTTACGACAGCGACCCGAAGAAAAACCCGCGGGCGAAGAAGTTCGCCGAGATCAAGTATCTGGACGCGCTGCAGCGCCAGTTGAAGGTCATGGACTCGACGGCGTTCTCGCTCTGCATGGACAACAAGACGCCGATCATCGTGTTCGACCTGTTCAAGCCGCACAACATCCGGCGCGTGATCCTCGGCGAAAAGGTCGGAACCCTCGTCCACTGA
- a CDS encoding DUF1501 domain-containing protein encodes MLDFQDCVLSGASLRRRRFLSVGGLALGGWTLADLLAVRAFARANKLPLRDKSVIFLFMHGGPSQIETFDPKMDAPDGIRSVTGEVKTSIPGVTFGGTFQRLARLADKFSVVRSFVTGDGNHDIKPVVGRDTLRANMGSLYSRIAGPLRPDSAIPTNIALFPRAVDPSAGPPVAQFGNFESAGELGPACAPFVPGSGAGLQQDMRLNLPQDRLNDRRALLGALDQWKRRAGEGGGLDGLGAFQQQAFDTLLGGASDAFDLSREDPRLVARYDTAPLVPKDTIRTVWKNHPRYAENAATLGRLLLLARRLCERGAGFVTVTTNFVWDMHADANNATMTEGMGYVGTPFDHAVSAFIEDVEARGLRDKILLVCCGEMGRTPRINRNGGRDHWGNLAPLMLYGGGLKMGQVIGQSSRDGGEPASNPVTIPDLMATIMHTLLDIGQVRVTDGLPPNLIEAVTRGQPIRGLA; translated from the coding sequence ATGCTAGACTTTCAAGACTGCGTCTTGTCCGGTGCATCGCTTCGCCGGCGCCGCTTTCTGAGCGTCGGCGGGCTGGCGCTGGGCGGCTGGACGCTCGCGGATTTGCTTGCCGTCCGCGCGTTCGCCCGCGCGAACAAGCTGCCGCTGCGCGACAAGTCGGTCATCTTCCTCTTCATGCACGGCGGGCCGTCGCAGATCGAGACGTTCGATCCGAAGATGGACGCGCCCGACGGCATCCGCAGCGTGACCGGCGAGGTGAAGACCTCCATCCCCGGCGTCACGTTCGGCGGCACGTTCCAGCGACTCGCACGGCTCGCGGACAAGTTCAGCGTCGTGCGCTCGTTCGTCACGGGCGACGGCAACCACGACATCAAGCCCGTCGTCGGCCGCGACACGTTGCGTGCGAACATGGGCTCGCTCTACTCGCGCATCGCGGGTCCGCTTCGGCCGGACTCGGCCATCCCCACAAACATCGCGCTGTTCCCGCGCGCCGTGGACCCGTCGGCGGGGCCGCCGGTGGCGCAGTTTGGCAACTTCGAGTCCGCGGGCGAACTCGGTCCCGCCTGCGCGCCGTTCGTGCCGGGCTCGGGCGCGGGCTTGCAGCAGGACATGAGGCTCAACCTGCCGCAGGACCGGCTCAATGACCGCCGCGCGCTGCTCGGCGCGCTCGACCAGTGGAAGCGCCGCGCGGGCGAGGGCGGCGGGCTCGACGGGTTGGGCGCGTTCCAGCAACAGGCGTTCGACACGCTGCTCGGCGGCGCCTCCGATGCGTTCGACCTTTCGCGCGAGGACCCGCGGCTCGTGGCGCGTTACGACACCGCTCCGCTCGTGCCGAAGGACACCATCCGCACCGTGTGGAAAAACCATCCGCGCTACGCGGAGAACGCGGCGACGCTCGGCCGGCTGCTGCTCCTCGCGCGGCGCCTGTGCGAACGCGGCGCGGGATTCGTCACGGTGACCACAAACTTCGTGTGGGACATGCACGCGGACGCGAACAACGCAACGATGACCGAGGGCATGGGCTATGTCGGCACGCCGTTCGACCACGCGGTGTCGGCGTTCATCGAGGACGTCGAGGCGCGCGGGCTGCGGGACAAAATCCTCCTCGTGTGCTGCGGCGAGATGGGCCGCACGCCGCGCATCAACCGGAACGGTGGCCGCGACCACTGGGGCAACCTCGCGCCGCTCATGCTCTACGGCGGCGGGTTGAAGATGGGCCAGGTCATCGGCCAGTCGTCGCGCGACGGCGGCGAGCCGGCGTCCAATCCCGTGACGATCCCCGACCTGATGGCGACCATCATGCACACGCTGCTCGACATCGGGCAGGTGCGCGTGACGGACGGGCTCCCGCCAAACCTCATCGAGGCCGTGACCCGCGGACAGCCGATTCGCGGGCTTGCGTAG